The following are encoded together in the Cryptococcus neoformans var. neoformans JEC21 chromosome 9 sequence genome:
- a CDS encoding oxysterol-binding protein, putative, translated as MSAPMPITPRRASPEKTSKLSTSTSSNSNLSLSAPPSALYNFRLLSALRSEDASEVQQFLNQLKAAGGTEEQMEKAGQMLGMAVRVASIPVITLILNSPNVSSPNLPTGTGTPSTPLHVASELGRVDIVQLLLSDPRIDDTIKDDRGRTPLECAASPEVASVIEESRAQLQSKYMALLSQYVSSPLNSPGESASLAKFLDLPRMGVVNLNALDGRTGTSLLHEAARRRDLRLVELAVKKGADVFVRDKRNKRVLDGEKNADDRIKMFLRQFNNQDSLVEAKSDGRPPDHRGFLSKWVNYRSGWRTRWFVLENGVLSYYRDREDEAVACRGSIAMAVATLHSSSDGTRFELSSKVSSAVPKFIVKSVHRAEIARWIQTIKLNIEYYQNGPGAEGQGTGPPLPRRSASLKVHDNAATAVNSLPPSDQFLSPTLQRTATSLSGASIGSVKPPSESSNTRITGTHPESLAFEKDDSDHSEDDDQPSTEVIPYENAYELGVLNIKEQIDLTLQLVDSIVVPPSAPPSSGRDTSTSARQAAVKDALRQSLSTMSSLVLKQNAMSHDRERYFTSRIQREIQARQLWEENMLTIAKQQAEFEQQLNDAAKVNEKKKKALRQAKGVLAGLSGVSVPTSPAELGEPRASIDQGILGPASTTGTGETLSPFSKTTFTSAGPPISSTTPTAPSGALSPPSIPNIKEAHDAIVAAESGDEDDDTDEFFDAIEQNQLPNLKLYDSIAHPERELPGTPVTPGTPGIDRGVGIVADAGGEAEEGAVQDSKLVRQQSVPAKGTIEEYLARQSLEPYLHVRHKLPIDDDKRPSVSCELFYYTDKYRKGVGLRGAHVIVWSILKSSVGKDLTKISFPVSFNECTSMLQRMAEDMEYDACLTVAASEKDSLRRIAFVGAFAMSNYSSTIGRIAKPFNPLLSQSFEYAIPNRYRYISEQVSHHPPISACYSEAPKWKYYGEVDAQNKFQGRSFEIRPTGVAHAELIIPQEWINPSLKYPDAGSEYGPGLVKEHYSWKKVTTNVSNFIMGSPIIDHYGDLVVTNHRTGETCTLTFKPRGWRGRDAFEIKGNVKDADENVKWDIAGRWDTQLIAREASAETLPLESDMNVNQAQKEYILLWRNSEKPKAPFNLTPFAITLNDIPKGLGEYLCPTDCRLRTDQRAFENAEYDRAQGLKTLNEEKQRNTRKLRAEGKLPPHEPRWFNATVDDDTRERLWEPKRAENGEVAFWSVREKKNWDAAGIEHIFASDEA; from the exons ATGAGCGCGCCCATGCCCATCACGCCAAGGAGAGCCTCTCCTGAGAAGACATCCA AGTTATCCACAAGTACATCTTCGAACTCGAACCTATCCTTGTCAGCCCCTCCATCTGCGTTATACAACTTCCGTTTACTCTCTGCGCTCCGTTCCGAGGATGCGTCAGAGGTACAACAGTTTTTGAACCAACTCAAGGCAGCTGGCGGGACAGAAGAGCAAATGGAGAAAGCTGGGCAGATGTTGGGAATGGCTGTAAGGGTTGCCAGTA TCCCGGTGATAACCTTAATCCTCAATTCTCCCAACGTCTCTTCACCAAACCTCCCAACTGGTACAGGAACACCTTCGACTCCTTTACACGTCGCCAGTGAGCTGGGACGTGTCGACATTGTCCAGCTCCTTCTGTCTGATCCCAGGATTGATGATACCATCAAGGATGATCGTGGGCGTACGCCATTGGAGTGCGCCGCCTCCCCTGAAGTTGCGTCCGTCATTGAAGAATCCCGTGCGCAACTTCAGAGTAAATACATGGCTTTGCTCTCTCAATATGTGTCAAGCCCTCTGAATTCTCCAGGTGAGAGTGCTTCCCTTGCAAAGTTCTTGGATCTCCCAAG GATGGGAGTTGTCAACTTGAATGCTCTGGATGGAAGGACTGGGACCAGCCTGTTGCACGAAGCTGCCCG ACGACGAGACCTTCGATTGGTAGAACTCGCGGTCAAGAAAGGCGCAGATGTCTTCGTAAGGGACAAGCGTAATAAGAGGGTGCTGGACGGCGAAAAGAATGCGGACGATAGAATCAAAATGTTCTTGAGGCAAT TCAATAACCAGGATAGTCTTGTCGAAGCCAAGTCTGACGGTCGACCTCCTGATCACCGTGGATTCCTCAGCAAATGGGTCAATTACAGGAGCGGCTGGCGTACCAGATGGTTTGTCCTCGAAAATGGTGTACTTAGTTACTATCGTGATCGCGAAGACGAAGCCGTTGCTTGTCGAGGTTCAATTGCCATGGCCGTCGCcactcttcattcttcctctgatGGGACCCGTTTCGAACTTTCCTCCAAGGTGTCTTCAGCCGTACCCAAGTTTATTGTCAAGTCTGTGCACCGTGCAGAGATTGCACGATGGATCCAGACCATTAAGCTCAACATTGAGTATTACCAAAATGGTCCCGGTGCAGAAGGCCAGGGGACTGGCCCTCCTTTACCTCGAAGAAGCGCTAGTCTCAAGGTGCATGACAACGCTGCTACTGCTGTGAATTCGCTGCCACCTTCGGATCAGTTTTTAAGCCCTACTCTTCAACGTACCGCTACCAGTCTTAGCGGCGCCAGTATTGGCAGCGTTAAACCTCCGTCCGAAAGTAGCAACACTCGAATCACTGGAACCCACCCAGAAAGCCTTGCTTTCGAAAAAGACGATAGCGATCATAGCGAAGATGACGATCAGCCGTCTACAGAGGTTATTCCTTATGAGAATGCTTATGAACTAGGCGTGCTCAATATCAAGGAACAAATCGACCTTACCCTCCAGCTCGTCGACTCTATCGTTGTCCCTCCATccgctcctccttcctccggTCGTGACACATCCACTTCTGCTCGCCAAGCAGCCGTCAAAGATGCTTTGCGCCAGTCCCTCTCCACCATGTCTAGCCTCGTCCTCAAACAAAACGCCATGTCACACGACCGCGAACGATACTTCACAAGCCGTATCCAGCGAGAAATCCAAGCTCGTCAGCTATGGGAGGAGAACATGCTCACTATCGCCAAACAGCAGGCGGAGTTTGAGCAGCAACTAAACGATGCGGCAAAGGtgaatgagaagaagaagaaggcgttGAGGCAGGCGAAGGGAGTACTGGCTGGTTTGAGCGGAGTAAGCGTGCCGACTTCTCCTGCGGAGCTTGGAGAACCACGTGCATCCATAGATCAGGGTATCCTGGGACCTGCCTCAACGACGGGAACTGGCGAGACACTCTCTCCGTTCTCCAAGACGACATTTACATCTGCCGGTCCGCCCATCTCGAGTACAACACCTACCGCACCATCAGGAGCCTTATCACCTCCCTCAATCCCCAACATCAAAGAAGCCCACGATGCCATCGTCGCCGCCGAGTCTGgggacgaggatgatgataccgACGAGTTCTTTGACGCGATTGAGCAGAATCAGTTGCCGAATTTAAAGCTTTATGATTCTATTGCTCATCCAGAGAGAGAACTTCCTGGGACGCCGGTTACACCGGGGACTCCTGGTATTGATAGGGGAGTCGGTATAGTGGCCGATGCTGGTGGagaggctgaagaaggcgcTGTGCAAGATTCGAAGCTGGTCAGGCAGCAATCTGTTCCCGCAAAGGGTACGATTGAAGAGTATCTTGCGAGACAAAGTTTGGAACCGTATCTGCATGTGAGGCACAAATTGCCtattgatgatgacaagAGGCCTTCTGTGAGCTGTGAGTTGTTTTATTATACCGATAAATACCGGAAGGGCGTCGGCTTACGAGGAGCACATGTTATAGTGTGGAGTATTTTAAAGAGTTCTGTGGGCAAAGATCTTACAAAGATTTCCTTTCCTGTCAGCTTCAACGAGTGCACTTCAATGCTCCAGCGAATGG CGGAAGATATGGAATACGACGCTTGCTTAACTGTTGCTGCCTCTGAGAAAGACAGCCTCCGTCGTATAGCATTCGTTGGTGCATTTGCGATGAGCAATTATAGCTCAACTATCGGCCGTATCGCCAAACCCTTCAACCCTCTGTTGAGCCAATCATTCGAGTACGCCATTCCAAACAGATATCGATACATTTCTGAACAAGtttctcatcatcct CCTATCTCTGCGTGCTACTCTGAAGCACCCAAATGGAAGTACTATGGCGAGGTTGATGCCCAGAACAAATTTCAAGGGCGTTCCTTTGAGATTCGACCGACTGGGGTGGCCCATGCAGAGTTGATAATACCTCAAGAATGGATAAATCCGTCCTTGAAGTATCCTGATGCAGGTTCCGAGTATGGACCTGGCTTGGTGAAGGAACACTACTC GTGGAAAAAGGTGACGACGAACGTATCGAACTTCATAATGGGATCACCTATTATTGACCATTACGGAGACCTCGTTGTTA CAAATCATCGAACTGGCGAGACCTGCACGCTTACGTTCAAGCCacgaggatggagaggtaGAGATGCATTTGAGATCAAGGGTAACGTCAAGGATGCCGACGAAAACGTCAAGTGGGACATCGCTGGTC GATGGGACACTCAGCTTATTGCGCGAGAGGCTAGCGCTGAGACTCTCCCTCTTGAATCCGACATGAATGTGAACCAGGCGCAGAAGGAGTACATTTTGTTGTGGAGGAATTCTGAGAAACCAAAAGCGCCATTCAACCTCACACCTTTTGCCATCACACTA AATGACATTCCGAAGGGTTTGGGAGAATATCTTTGTCCCACCGACTGTAGGTTGCGAACAGATCAAAGAGCGTTTGAGAATGCGGAGTATGACCGAGCTCAGGG GTTGAAGACACTGAACGAAGAGAAGCAACGCAATACCCGTAAGCTTCGTGCTGAAGGCAAACTTCCACCTCACGAACCCAGGTGGTTCAATGCAACTGTTGATGACGACACACGCGAGCGTTTATGGGAGCCGAAGAGGGCTGAGAATGGGGAAGTTGCGTTCTGGAGTGtcagagagaagaagaactgggACGCTGCGGGAATTGAGCACATTTTTGCCAGTGATGAGGCATAG
- a CDS encoding expressed protein, with translation MPHASTSRHTESTQLYNLREPPPCRNDAVTPALFIPVHAVHEGLKRRKVRLIGQILHFNNRKSILIITSHPSARKPTATAAQSPTLLADISIPLLANSPSVRDVTDVLGTAVFSRLSKSFLPPESEEDKRMVRMKGLVGREMVSIRRGEWVNLVGWLEDGKDAVRKIQTFGPYAPPPPLILEVIHISNSRPLPTPIPKLRGEIDGWNGQLTAISPDTPKAAMKGMAKQTAEGCEEKKDESWDEVTPKPKRMRQISS, from the exons ATGCCCCATGCTTCAACCAGTCGTCATACTGAATCCACCCAGCTATACAATCTCCGAgaacctcctccttgcaGAAACGATGCCGTTACACCAGCATTGTTTATCCCAGTCCACGCGGTTCATGAAGGGTTGAAGCGCCGCAAAGTGCGCCTTATTGGGCA GATATTGCATTTCAACAACCGCAAatccatcctcatcatcacctccCACCCATCTGCTCGCAAGCCTACAGCCACTGCCGCTCAATCGCCCACCCTCCTCGCCGACATCTCCATTCCACTCTTGGCAAACTCCCCATCAGTTCGGGATGTAACGGATGTCCTTGGTACTGCAGTCTTCTCGCGCCTGTCAAAGTCGTTTTTGCCGCCagagagtgaagaggatAAAAGGATGGTACGGATGAAAGGTTTGGTAGGAAGGGAGATGGTTTCGataaggagaggagagtgggTGAACCTTGTTGGGTGgttggaggatgggaaggatgcTGTCAGGAAA ATTCAAACATTTGGTCCGTATGCTCCGCCCCCACCTCTTATCCTCGAAGTGATCCATATATCCAACTCTCGACCACTTCCGACGCCCATTCCAAAGTTGAGAGGAGAGATAGATGGATGGAATGGGCAGTTGACTGCGATCAGTCCCGATACGCCCAAGGCAGCTATGAAAGGTATGGCCAAGCAAACAGCTGAAGGATgcgaggaaaaaaaggacgaAAGTTGGGACGAGGTCACGCCTAAGCCAAAGCGAATGAGGCAGATAAGCAGTTGA
- a CDS encoding structural constituent of ribosome, putative, with the protein MSDMFRKSVLNKLPHLPPTRAPWADESEPIEEIDEEDEQLDGIGEFKPATMGPSKHDTQDYSPLSASTFFAQAAEVQPPSTPCTFRVYLTPPNLSIASANAGTPPGPSGLRTQQQTNRHGTYLVCHHGGGASGLGFAPLAREVKAKGNGEMGVLAFDCRGHGKTSTSDPNLELDLSHDTLLSDFMAIIEMMFPDPKESPSLILLGHSMGAAPVVSAAPELQKKGYTIPGVVVLDVVEGTAVESLPLMKSVLSKRPESFRSVIDAIYWHVTSNSIRNVESARVSVPHIIVPAPSSSSSDPSANPGGKQVWRTNLVGTEPYWEGWYKGLSQRFLRTKCARLLVLAGQERLDRELMVGQMQGKFQLEVMSDVGHYLHEDNPAGLAATLITFWHRNTRVLVLPPKIGAPGPGARGGPVEVKQVGQQ; encoded by the exons ATGTCCGACATGTTCAGAAAATCAGTGCTGAATAAGCTACCCCATCTTCCGCCCACTCGAGCGCCATGGGCCGACGAATCGGAACCAATCGAAGAGAttgacgaggaagacgaacAACTCGACGGGATTGGAGAGTTCAAACCTGC AACCATGGGGCCTAGCAAGCACGATACCCAAGACtactctcctctctccgcatcgaccttcttcgcccAAGCCGCCGAAGTGCAaccaccttccacaccTTGCACTTTTCGAGTCTACCTCACACCCCCTAATTTATCGATCGCATCTGCCAATGCTGGAACGCCCCCAGGTCCTTCGGGGTTGAGGACACAGCAGCAAACGAATAGACATGGAACATATCTGGTCTGTCATCATGGAGGAGGGGCGAGCGGACTGGGTTTCGCACCCCTCGCGAGAGAGGTGAAGGCGAAAGGTAATGGAGAGATGGGTGTATTGGCGTTTGATTGTCGGGGACATG GCAAGACATCTACAAGTGACCCAAACCTGGAGCTTGATTTATCTCATGACACCCTTTTATCCGACTTTATGGCTATTATTGAAATGATGTTCCCTGATCCAAAAGAATCACCTTCTCTTATC TTGTTAGGCCATTCAATGGGCGCTGCACCAGTAGTCAGCGCTGCTCCAGAATTGCAGAAGAAAGGATACACCATTCCTGGTGTTGTCGTTCTCGATGTCGTAGAAG GTACGGCAGTTGAATCTCTCCCACTAATGAAGTCAGTCCTCTCCAAACGCCCAGAATCTTTCCGTTCAGTGATAGATGCTATCTATTGGCA CGTAACTTCCAACTCTATCCGCAACGTCGAATCAGCCCGCGTCTCCGTCCCACACATCATCGTCCCCgccccctcttcctcttcatctgacCCTAGCGCAAATCCTGGAGGCAAACAAGTCTGGCGTACCAATCTCGTGGGGACAGAGCCATACTGGGAAGGATGGTACAAAGGTCTCAGTCAAAGATTTTTAAGAACCAAGTGCGCGAGGTTGCTAGTTCTCGCGGGTCAGGAGAGATTGGATCGCGAACTGATGGTTGGGCAGAT GCAAGGAAAATTCCAGTTGGAGGTCATGTCGGATGTAGGGCATTATTTGCACGAG GATAACCCGGCAGGGCTGGCAGCTACCCTCATAACATTCTGGCATCGCAACACTCGCGTGCTCGTCTTACCGCCAAAGATTGGCGCACCCGGACCAGGCGCTAGAGGTGGACCTGTGGAGGTGAAGCAAGTTGGTCAACAGTGA
- a CDS encoding expressed protein gives MATHVPDSGPLDVYFRDELEGQKQLSETLGGELEAGTEGQTCLSLRNTQVESQATPTKYRQQPSALSLSGICEQSQAPEDTFAEQFKYRICSSGLLEKDYVPGLSGVSGADAEPIKPDWPGQMRKWMIKWKGRWDVLAAGACLLVGLVMRLGVVKFAGLLLVLALVAGNYVWYLRTPTLSPCLPTNSTESPKDQTLSSLTTFLAQSDSLNATMMSSLEILQPNSETGDNSHELRLALHRLTDNMTDHIATATSTLLKMTDRNKLGVLGEMYDIPVVGSSFYSRRRANESFSSDGEQADQTVPSPRRTPVRPLSTPSPSRIPQAGSLRRYGHSGRSQHMSIMSMPDPNDRFTQIPERTPRLSKRASQERATSRKSWNPENIHHERRIMEADEKADNSFVSAQSSEEGDKTLVQALRGSLSPDPNTSPELSMSTPTTPVTPITKRRPISTSFKHIPSPLSRRLSQVSETGLIPLRTAPLAYRSRTNSSSLLPSPFETDFPSSPIRPTEFSARVLGSSDDDPGRKRRSLQNMPYYPSSENDHLSGADLTRTRSMPISDLQTLRSAQSTGSRPRRSSVNRDLTSAGLGLGLPNIFLPDKRSSFASVSSPLSRTAIKRINSVSPLTTPALTASSLGIHLKRRRMACCLLGLRFEESNNMYWEEISSTLKELSRKIKEEREVVEDVLRKVRKNMAIKEALDDLVGGHSGFSDMGISTVEATFPFPTILNDQQRDFAPKTSDQQLLVEHIDKMTSSMVKAWGELANLRSTLGREGEGETSERWAKVRKSLGEVIREWERGREVSSRMDERGQEEALGNDEVEEESDEVQEPKMPDFLRAWEDTSTSRSTSLETDRQSFINKVHLAEHLSTSPHHDDSSVVLDQLPPPGKDTVFESVSAPLPRAKAILNGMTREERIKLMREVREKGVNIEDLLGVAEMRKDEDARKRGGELVSELERVIDVIRKMKEPEFEGEYKKTVKTDAQTEQPSLASSSLISSILAPMTPSPTPSSGPHLSNTHLQFDLGELKRSFRFPAAGEGGNDHVLG, from the exons CAGGTTGAAAGCCAAGCGACGCCTACGAAGTACCGTCAGCAACCTAGCGCTCTCTCCCTATCTGGCATCTGTGAACAATCGCAGGCACCAGAAGACACGTTTGCTGAGCAATTTAAATATAGGATCTGCTCCTCCGGGTTACTAGAGAAAGACTATGTGCCGGGTCTAAGCGGTGTATCAGGTGCCGATGCAGAACCGATAAAACCAGATTGGCCAGGACAGAtgaggaagtggatgataaaatggaaaggaagatgggatgTCCTTGCCGCTGGCGCATGTCTGTTGGTCGGTTTGGTGATGAGGTTAGGTGTGGTGAAGTTTGCGGGGTTATTATTAGTTCTTGCTCTGGTTGCGGGAAATTATGTTTGGTATCTCAGGACCCCAACTCTA TCACCATGCCTTCCCACGAACTCCACAGAAAGTCCAAAAGACCAAACCCTCTCATCATTAACAACCTTCCTTGCTCAGTCCGATTCTCTCAATGCCACCATGATGTCATCTCTCGAGATACTTCAACCTAATTCGGAGACTGGGGACAATTCTCACGAGCTTCGCTTAGCCCTTCATCGTCTCACCGACAACATGACAGATCACATCGCAACAGCAACGTCGACTCTATTAAAGATGACAGACCGAAACAAACTCGGGGTTTTGGGAGAGATGTACGATATTCCCGTCGTCGGAAGCTCTTTTTactcaagaaggagggcaaATGAGTCATTTTCGAGCGATGGCGAGCAAGCGGATCAGACAGTACCCTCACCCCGCCGTACCCCTGTACGACCTTTGtcaactccttctcccagcAGAATCCCTCAGGCTGGCTCATTACGGCGATACGGCCATTCTGGTCGTTCTCAACACATGTCTATCATGTCTATGCCTGACCCAAATGACCGTTTCACTCAGATCCCAGAACGGACCCCACGACTCTCAAAGCGAGCCAGCCAGGAACGTGCAACGTCCAGAAAGTCTTGGAATCCAGAAAATATACACCATGAAAGGAGAATCATGGAAGCCGATGAGAAGGCGGATAATAGCTTCGTCTCTGCCCAATCgagcgaagaaggtgaTAAAACTTTGGTGCAAGCTTTGCGGGGTAGTCTTTCTCCTGATCCCAATACGTCCCCAGAGTTAAGCATGAGCACCCCTACAACGCCTGTAACCCCGATCACCAAACGCCGGCCGATCTCCACATCTTTCAAACACATCCCGTCCCCTCTCTCAAGACGCTTGTCTCAAGTCAGTGAGACCGGCCTGATACCCCTCCGAACAGCTCCTCTCGCCTATCGTTCCCGAACCAACagctcttccctcctcccttctccttttgaAACCGACTTCCCTTCGTCTCCTATCCGTCCGACAGAATTTTCTGCTCGAGTTCTTGGGTCATCCGATGATGACCCAGGGCGAAAAAGGCGAAGTTTACAGAACATGCCGTattatccttcttcagaaAATGATCATCTGTCAGGAGCCGACCTAACGCGAACCAGAAGTATGCCTATATCAGATCTTCAGACTCTGAGATCAGCACAATCGACAGGCTCACGCCCAAGACGATCATCTGTTAATAGAGACTTGACATCAGCCGGTCTTGGTCTTGGTCTACCAAACATTTTCCTTCCTGACAAGCGCTCTTCCTTTGCTTCTGTGTCATCTCCTCTATCAAGAACAGCAATAAAGAGGATTAATTCGGTCTCGCCGCTTACAACTCCTGCGCTTACAGCATCGTCTTTGGGTATTCACCTCAAAAGACGGCGGATGGCGTGCTGCCTTCTGGGATTGAGGTTCGAGGAGTCGAACAATATGTACTGGGAAGAAATCAGCAGCACCCTAAAGGAACTGTCGAGAAAGATAAAGGAGGAGCGCGAAGTCGTGGAAGATGTCTTGAGGAAGGTCAGAAAGAATATGGCCATCAAAGAGGCGCTAGATGATTTGGTCGGTGGACACTCTGGTTTCTCCGATATGGGCATATCAACCGTCGAAGCcaccttccctttcccgACAATTCTTAATGATCAGCAGAGGGATTTCGCTCCCAAGACAAGCGACCAACAGCTACTTGTGGAACATATTGATAAGATGACATCGAGTATGGTGAAGGCATGGGGTGAGCTCGCTAACTTACGGTCCACactgggaagagagggcgaAGGAGAAACGTCGGAGAGGTGGGCTAAAGTCAGAAAAAGTCTAGGCGAGGTCATCAGGgagtgggagagagggagagaggtgTCCAGCCGGATGGACGAGCGTggtcaagaagaggcaTTGGGAAATGACGAAgtcgaggaggagagcgaCGAGGTGCAGGAACCGAAAATGCCTGACTTCCTGCGCGCATGGGAAGATACGTCCACATCTCGAAGCACATCGCTCGAAACAGATCGTCAGTCCTTTATCAACAAAGTCCACCTCGCCGAACATCTCTCTACTTCACCGCACCATGACGATTCATCCGTAGTTCTCGACCAATTGCCCCCTCCAGGAAAAGATACTGTCTTCGAGTCAGTGTCGGCACCATTACCTCGAGCCAAGGCTATTCTTAATGGCATGacaagggaagaaaggatcAAGCTAATGAGGGAggtgagggagaagggcgTGAATATTGAAGATCTCTTGGGAGTGGCTGAAATGAGAAAGGACGAAGATGCGAGAAAAAGGGGCGGTGAATTAGTCAGCGAGCTTGAGAGAGTCATTGATGTCATCAGGAAAATGAAGGAGCCTGAATTCGAAGGAGAATACAAGAAGACAGTAAAAACTGATGCTCAAACCGAACAGCCTTCTTtggcatcatcttcccttATCTCATCCATACTGGCTCCGATGACTCCCTCTCCAACCCCTTCGTCAGGCCCCCATCTATCAAACACACATTTGCAATTCGATCTCGGagagttgaagaggagcttTAGGTTCCCTGCGGCAGGGGAAGGCGGCAATGATCATGTTTTGGGTTGA